One window from the genome of Elaeis guineensis isolate ETL-2024a chromosome 5, EG11, whole genome shotgun sequence encodes:
- the LOC105035305 gene encoding putative glucan endo-1,3-beta-glucosidase GVI produces MRLDYVLFTANGMVVVDGPLNYMNLFDAIIDAMYSVLKKAGHPDVSMIASEIGWLSIDGAIGATVENAMTYNNNVVAHVTSSVGMPKRLGNAIEINIFAMFNEDLKPIGVEQNFGLYHPNMTEVYHVKFP; encoded by the coding sequence ATGCGGCTCGACTACGTGCTCTTCACAGCAAATGGCATGGTAGTCGTTGATGGTCCATTGAACTACATGAACCTTTTCGATGCGATAATCGATGCGATGTACTCTGTGTTGAAGAAGGCTGGTCATCCGGATGTCAGCATGATAGCGTCAGAGATTGGGTGGCTGTCCATCGATGGTGCGATCGGGGCGACAGTGGAGAATGCTATGACATATAATAACAACGTGGTGGCACATGTGACCAGCAGCGTGGGGATGCCTAAGAGGCTGGGGAATGCAATAGAGATTAATATTTTTGCCATGTTTAATGAGGACTTGAAGCCCATTGGAGTAGAGCAAAACTTTGGGTTGTATCACCCGAATATGACTGAAGTGTACCATGTCAAATTTCCATGA